A portion of the Candidatus Zixiibacteriota bacterium genome contains these proteins:
- the selB gene encoding selenocysteine-specific translation elongation factor — MGTAGHVDHGKSTLVMALSGIDPDRLPEEKARGMTIDLGFAWVTTKSGETIGIVDVPGHERFVKNMIAGVGAIDFVLLVIAADDGWMPQSAEHLAILRFLGVRRGIVVITKIGLVERDWLELVKADVRDHVAGAFPDSEPPAIVPVDSVTGEGLDDLRDAIDAMTRTLSPRRDIGKPRLYIDRVFAVAGRGVVVTGTLIDGALSVGQSVVLVPGAGNARVRELQVHKRGVTTALPGQRVAVNLAGADSDNVKRGQCLVMPTDAATSDRLWGQVRILPDATHPLERQRQVLVMLGTVEPDGIARPVSEAHIEPGQEGFCEFHLRQPIKARLQDRFVLRWPTPGVTIGGGIILDLGGDRRAHRDPDLLRRLQLRRDGTIASYRRTELGKRGFASRAGFLDEGPFTASEIAADLDQALQRGDVAESRGWLFDAAWLADSRRQLVGILALIHHEQPYLSGLNLAAWQARARIPAEPMPALADWLSSSGEVARTGDAYHLPGHQAALPADWNGEAERLWKTLIDGGMLPPTREDLESRTEHARAILGFWISTGRVLALGDGVILTTELYAAVREKVREALRTQPSLTAGQLRDLLGTTRRYAVPIGEALDREGITRRVGDVRVLAEEGLRET, encoded by the coding sequence ATGGGCACCGCCGGGCACGTCGACCACGGAAAGTCCACGTTGGTCATGGCGCTCTCCGGCATCGATCCCGACCGTCTCCCGGAGGAGAAGGCGCGCGGGATGACCATTGATCTCGGCTTCGCCTGGGTGACCACGAAATCCGGCGAGACGATCGGTATTGTCGACGTTCCGGGGCATGAGCGGTTCGTGAAGAACATGATTGCCGGCGTCGGCGCCATCGACTTCGTCCTTCTGGTGATCGCCGCCGATGATGGCTGGATGCCGCAGTCGGCCGAACATCTCGCCATCCTGCGCTTCCTGGGTGTGCGTCGGGGAATCGTGGTCATCACCAAGATCGGCCTCGTGGAGCGTGACTGGCTGGAGTTGGTGAAGGCCGACGTGCGTGACCATGTGGCCGGTGCCTTTCCCGATTCCGAACCGCCGGCCATCGTTCCTGTCGATTCGGTGACGGGAGAGGGGCTGGATGATCTGCGTGATGCCATCGATGCGATGACGCGCACGCTGTCGCCGCGGCGCGACATCGGCAAGCCGCGCTTGTACATCGACCGGGTCTTTGCGGTTGCCGGGCGCGGCGTTGTGGTCACAGGGACACTGATCGATGGCGCGCTGTCGGTTGGGCAGAGCGTGGTTCTCGTTCCCGGCGCCGGCAATGCCCGTGTTCGTGAGTTGCAGGTGCACAAGCGTGGTGTGACGACGGCGTTGCCGGGACAGCGGGTCGCGGTCAATCTGGCGGGCGCGGACAGTGACAATGTGAAGCGCGGGCAATGCCTCGTGATGCCAACGGACGCCGCGACCAGCGATCGACTGTGGGGTCAGGTTCGCATCCTCCCTGACGCGACGCATCCCCTGGAGCGGCAACGGCAGGTTCTGGTCATGTTGGGGACGGTTGAGCCGGATGGCATCGCCCGACCAGTCAGCGAAGCGCACATCGAACCCGGCCAAGAGGGATTTTGTGAGTTCCATCTTCGTCAGCCGATCAAGGCGCGTCTTCAGGACCGCTTCGTCCTCCGCTGGCCGACTCCGGGGGTGACAATTGGCGGCGGAATCATCCTGGATTTGGGCGGCGACCGTCGCGCGCACCGCGACCCCGATCTGCTGCGGCGGTTGCAGCTGCGTCGTGATGGAACGATTGCCTCGTATCGCCGGACCGAACTGGGGAAACGTGGTTTCGCATCGCGTGCCGGTTTCCTGGACGAGGGGCCGTTCACAGCATCGGAGATTGCCGCCGATTTGGACCAGGCCTTGCAGAGAGGGGATGTTGCAGAGTCGCGGGGCTGGCTTTTCGATGCGGCCTGGCTGGCGGACAGTCGGCGGCAGTTGGTCGGGATACTCGCGTTGATTCATCACGAACAGCCCTATCTGTCTGGCCTCAATCTGGCAGCATGGCAGGCGCGCGCCCGAATCCCTGCCGAACCGATGCCGGCTCTCGCCGACTGGCTCTCAAGTTCGGGTGAGGTGGCGCGGACCGGTGACGCGTATCACCTTCCCGGACATCAGGCGGCGTTGCCGGCCGATTGGAATGGGGAGGCGGAGCGCCTCTGGAAGACGCTGATCGATGGGGGGATGTTGCCGCCGACGCGCGAAGATCTGGAATCACGCACCGAGCATGCCAGGGCGATCCTCGGCTTCTGGATCTCGACCGGACGAGTGTTGGCACTGGGCGATGGTGTGATTCTGACGACCGAGCTCTATGCTGCTGTCCGTGAGAAGGTGCGTGAGGCCCTGCGCACCCAACCGTCGTTGACGGCGGGGCAACTGCGCGACTTGCTCGGCACGACACGGCGGTATGCGGTGCCGATCGGCGAGGCGCTCGATCGCGAGGGCATCACCCGCCGCGTCGGTGATGTGCGCGTGTTGGCGGAGGAGGGTTTGCGGGAGACGTGA
- the selA gene encoding L-seryl-tRNA(Sec) selenium transferase: MNKRQSRSEPSPPTRPPSVEVLLEHASLAALIARDGRPAITEDIRAVVGRYRDSINVGDPWPGVDEIIADVIARAATRRRRFPQRVINATGVLLHTNLGRAPWDRQLVEHVLPQLTSYVSLEFDLECGTRGRRGAAVEAELASLAEAEAGLIVNNNAAAVYLVLTTLAWGREVVISRGELVQIGGGFRIPEILARSGAVLREVGTTNQTVLADYEKACGPQTALILKVHRSNFVQTGFVSEVEPRDLASFGRHRGIPVVWDLGSGAVGPGAICAYSGEPTLRAAVGCGADLVTASGDKLLGGPQAGIILGRTELINRLRKDPFYRALRPGKNTLLAMEETVAAHRAGRAETAIPLYRLLAVPVDELHRRASSLTTAAKAAGWQAETTATADTFGGGAAPGKTIPGWGLSLSPPPDAGAMADAARAFTPPIIGTIVDGRFVLSLRTMFAADDDDVARFLKSAARG, from the coding sequence ATGAACAAGCGTCAGTCCCGTTCGGAACCATCGCCGCCGACTCGTCCCCCGTCGGTCGAGGTCCTCCTTGAGCATGCTTCGCTGGCCGCTCTGATTGCCCGCGATGGCCGGCCTGCGATCACCGAGGACATCCGTGCGGTCGTCGGAAGATATCGTGATTCCATCAATGTCGGAGATCCGTGGCCCGGAGTGGATGAGATCATAGCCGATGTCATCGCTCGCGCGGCGACCCGAAGGCGTCGGTTCCCTCAGAGGGTCATCAATGCGACCGGCGTGCTGCTGCACACCAATTTGGGACGGGCTCCGTGGGACCGGCAGCTCGTGGAGCACGTGCTGCCGCAGTTGACGTCGTATGTGTCCCTCGAATTCGATCTGGAGTGCGGCACGCGCGGCCGACGCGGTGCGGCCGTCGAGGCGGAGTTGGCGTCACTGGCAGAGGCGGAAGCGGGGTTGATCGTGAACAACAACGCGGCTGCCGTCTACCTCGTGTTGACGACGTTGGCCTGGGGCAGAGAGGTCGTCATCTCGCGTGGTGAACTGGTTCAAATCGGCGGCGGATTCCGCATACCGGAAATCCTCGCCCGCAGCGGCGCGGTACTCCGTGAAGTCGGCACGACCAATCAGACCGTCTTGGCGGATTACGAGAAGGCCTGTGGTCCGCAGACGGCGCTGATCCTCAAAGTCCACCGTTCGAACTTCGTGCAGACCGGGTTTGTCTCGGAAGTTGAGCCGAGGGACCTGGCATCTTTCGGACGCCATCGCGGCATTCCGGTCGTCTGGGATCTGGGCTCCGGTGCAGTCGGCCCCGGCGCGATTTGCGCGTACTCAGGCGAGCCGACATTGCGGGCGGCCGTCGGATGCGGTGCCGACTTGGTGACTGCTTCGGGCGACAAACTCTTGGGCGGTCCGCAGGCGGGGATCATCTTGGGGCGCACGGAACTGATCAACCGACTGCGCAAGGACCCTTTCTACCGAGCCCTCCGTCCGGGGAAGAACACACTGCTGGCCATGGAGGAAACAGTCGCGGCGCATCGGGCCGGTCGCGCGGAGACCGCCATTCCACTGTACCGGCTCCTCGCGGTTCCTGTCGACGAGTTGCATCGACGTGCGTCCTCCCTGACCACTGCGGCCAAAGCGGCAGGATGGCAAGCGGAGACAACTGCGACCGCAGATACGTTTGGTGGCGGTGCTGCTCCAGGGAAGACCATCCCCGGTTGGGGCCTGAGTCTGTCCCCTCCCCCTGATGCCGGGGCGATGGCAGACGCGGCGCGGGCATTCACGCCTCCGATCATCGGCACGATCGTGGATGGGCGATTCGTGTTGTCACTGCGGACGATGTTCGCCGCCGATGATGATGACGTCGCGCGGTTCCTGAAGAGCGCTGCAAGGGGCTGA
- the bshB1 gene encoding bacillithiol biosynthesis deacetylase BshB1, with the protein MNETTTVDALALAAHRDDVEITCGGLLIKFADLGYKTGIVDFTAGEMGTRGSAAEREAEAYAAAKIMNLTHRENLNLPDARLENTLENRLAVAAIIRRLRPALVILPHWRQRHPDHRVAGEMAYDACFLAGLKKLDLKGQPHRPRKILYTAFLRQPPYSFLVDVSAQFERKLAAVRAYASQFGTAEAARSIYEPGVDIFELMDVDARQLGRMIRRRHAEAYAIKEAVEIDDPLKMTVPSI; encoded by the coding sequence ATGAACGAGACAACGACGGTGGATGCTCTGGCGCTGGCTGCGCATCGTGATGACGTCGAGATCACGTGCGGCGGACTGCTCATCAAGTTTGCCGATCTCGGCTACAAGACAGGGATTGTCGATTTCACCGCCGGAGAGATGGGCACGCGCGGCAGTGCTGCCGAACGTGAGGCCGAAGCATACGCCGCCGCGAAGATCATGAATCTGACGCATCGGGAGAACCTGAATCTCCCCGATGCCAGACTTGAGAACACACTGGAGAACCGCCTGGCGGTTGCGGCGATCATCCGACGCTTGCGACCCGCCCTGGTCATCCTTCCGCATTGGCGGCAGCGCCATCCCGATCACCGGGTCGCCGGTGAGATGGCGTACGATGCCTGCTTCCTGGCTGGTCTGAAGAAGCTCGATCTGAAAGGGCAGCCGCATCGGCCGCGCAAGATTCTCTACACCGCCTTTCTCAGGCAGCCGCCGTATTCCTTCCTGGTCGACGTCTCGGCGCAGTTCGAGCGCAAGCTCGCCGCGGTCCGGGCCTATGCATCGCAGTTCGGGACAGCGGAGGCGGCACGGTCGATTTATGAGCCCGGCGTCGACATCTTCGAGTTGATGGACGTGGACGCACGGCAGTTGGGACGGATGATCCGCAGGCGTCATGCGGAGGCGTACGCGATCAAGGAGGCGGTTGAGATCGACGATCCGCTCAAGATGACGGTGCCGTCGATTTAG